AACTAAATGTTTGTCCAGGTGATTTTTGAAGGCttgagagaatgtgaagaggTTGCTGCCTCCTTGAATGAAAGGGATCTTGAATACCTTGAAGCTGCCTGTTTGCTTCACAGTGTTGGGCCTTTCATGGGAAAAAAGGGCTACCATAAGCAGACTTATCGAATAATCATGGTATACCTTTTCGTTCTTTAGTTTCGTGTTCCATGGTAGTCTTGCATACATGCAAATGAGAGGCTTTATATGGCTATTGAAGAAATCATATATGCTTTGAGATCTTTGAAAGTTGACAATTTGTCATCTCTAAAACATTTCAGTATCTTGTAttgcataaataaaattattcttctgtttattaatctttgatcattttgatctttcCATAGGATGGTGGTCATCTTCATGGTTATAGTTCTGAGGAGGTCAGGTATGTCGTCCTTAATGATGCATATTTTTAGTGTTCTTTGTGCTACCCCCTGGGCCTTGCCTCCAGTGGTTAAGGCTGGATTGGAATTGTTATAGGTCAATTTTTGTACTCAAAACTCAACTCAGCTGAGCCTTAATCCATAAGGAATAAATAGACTCTGTAATGATAATGATTAGTACATCTGCAGTTAATGGCTCTACTCGCAAGACATCACAGAAAGAAATTCCCAAAATCTGATTGTGCTTCTTTAATAGCATTCTCTAACGAGGTATCTCATTCTATATATTCAGTTAACTATAGTCATTTTTCCCAGTCCTATGCAGGAAAGAACTGTTTACATTCCTCcctatctttttcttctattattttCAGGTAAAGCAGAAATTTCGATCTCTTTGTGCAATTGTACGAATTTCTGTAGCATTGCAGCAGTATCAATGCATAAACATTCAAGAAATGATCTTTTCAATTTCACATGAAGGTTTCAAATTGGTATGTGCCAGTCTGAATGTCACCTTGCTAATCATTTAGTTTTGTGGTCTAATGAGAAGTTGCTTGATAATGTATAGCTATTCTATGAAGCTTATGGAATAAGTTGTTTTTCTGCTCTTAGAAAGCACCAATTTAGAACATAAAAAGTGGAGTAAAATAATTCTGGTTATGAATGGGAAGTGAATCATCACATAAAGCTTATGTTGCAGATTGTTTTgctgttcttcttttttctttttcttttttatgttaaGTAATAATGCATTATTGAAAGTTAAACAAAAGTGATCCCCAAGTACACCGGAAGTGTACCAAGGATGCAAAAAAGTTTCAACTAAAACTACATGAATCTAAAAAATGATCTAAGGTAGAAAAATAGTGGCCAGTTAAGGCAGCTGACCAATCAAACATGGATTGTAAAAGATACAACTTTAGCTACGCAGACAAACACTCAATCAAATCAAAAGTACAAAGACTCCTCTCCTTCCAAATGATCAACATAACCCAACGAGGCATGGCTCCCCACCCCATCAACTCCACCACCCTTTTCGGCATAATTCAATTcacactaaaaaacaaaacaccatAGACCATAGATCGTGTGCAATGTCACAATGAAGCAACATACAGTCGGTGGTCTCCCCACTGTGCTTATACATTCAACACCAATCGACAAGGCATCTATTCTGCTTCTGAAGATTCTTTATGGTAAGAATTTGTCCCCGAACTGCAGGCCATGTGAAAAAAGCTACCTTAGAAGGAATCTTATCCTTCCAAATGgttttacacaaaaaaataagGGGAGTGACCTGTAATAAAAGCTTCATAGAAGGATTTGACCTCAAATAAACCACTTCTAGTAGGGGTCCCAAACATCTGGTCTTCCTTAGCCCTTGTAACTTTAAAGAAATACAGAAGACAAAGAAATGATTGCAAAATCTCAACCTCCCAATTATTAACAGATCTAGTGAACAAAATACCCCATTGAAGAACCCCAGAATTCCAATTCGTATTTTCTGCCATGAACACCTCCTTATTTCTGGCTATATGGTACAACATCGGAAAGCATCCTTCAGGATCTCCACACCATAAGCCGGAAACGAACTCTGAGACCATCACCCAAACCAAACTTGACATACCGAGAAAGCCTCCCCaccattttttaatatacttcCAAAGGGACACACCATATGGTCCCTTAAGCACACAGGAAGTCCAATCACCCAATATACACCCATACTTCATAGCCACAACACTTCTCTATAAAGAATTAGTTTCAGTGGCATAACACCAAAGCCAGTTCCCCAACAATGCATTATTAAAATGTACAAGGCACAAACAATGCATTATTGAAACACCTATCCATGAGAAAGGGTTTAATGCAACAAAATGAGTGCACAATAAAATCGCAACAAAAGATCGGACAGTAGAAGGCACAAACAATCTAGTGCACAGAATTGGAAAGAAATACCATCTCataaaaagtattaaattttACTGGAAGCAAATATACATCACTCACATAATGACTAGTGATGggttaaaatataaaagttgttCTTGATCTTGAGAAACTAAATAACCTTCACTCAAACTTTGGAAGCAGCTTTTGAATATTTTCATCTACTTGATTAGACAACAGCAAGTCAATAAACATGGCAGCAGTTGTTGCGTTTGCCGAAAATCCCTTGTCAACCATCATTTTGAGATATTGCACTGCCTTTGATGTCTCACCATGTTGCAATAACCCTTGGATTAATGTGTTATATGTGCGATGGTCGGGTGAACAACCGTTGCTATCCATTTCCTCAAGCAGCTCACCCGCTTCATCAACTAGTTCATTCTTGCAAAATCCTTTGATCATTATAGTATAATTCCGAACATTAGGTTGCAATCCTTTTGCAAAAAGACCACTAAAGATTTCTCTTGCAGTTGTAAGTTCCCCAACATTACAGAAACCATCAATCAAGATGTTGTAAAACACAATATTGTGGTCcaactttttttcttccatCTCCCGAAACAATGCCATTGCCTCAGTACTTCGTCTATTCTTACAAAATCCATCTAACAAGATGGCATAGGTTAGGGGATTTGGGTGTTGGCCACAAGCTTGCATCTTATGGAATAGCTCCAGTGCAGCCTGGGATCTCTCCACTTTGAAAAACCCATTGATAAGAGTGTTGTAAGTCACAACATCAGGAATCGCTCCCTTGTTGGACATTTCATGAAAGATACGCATTGcctcatcaatttttttatttttgcaatatcCATTTATCAATATGGTATAGCTAAACATATCGGGTGAACAACCCTTCTCAACCATCATATTAAACGTCTTAACTGCCCCATTCATTTGGTTTTGCAAACAATAACCATCAATCAAAGAAGTGTAAGTGACTTTATCAGGATCAATGCCTCTTTGAATCATCATTTCAAATGCTTCTTTTGCCTCCCTCAACATCCCTTCTTTGCAAAGTGTGTCCACCAATATGCTAAAGGTTCGCAAATCCAGCATGATCTTCCTTTGTGCCATCTCGTTCAACAAAGTAGCCGCCTCCCTCCCCCGGCCAAAATTGCATAGTCCTTGAATTATGCAATTGTAAGTGACAACATTTGGCTGAATGCCTTTACTCATCATTTCAGATAAAAGGTTTAAAGCCTCAGTTACCGATCTATCCTTACATAAACTGTCAATGATTGTGCTATACAGCACCACATCGGGTTCACAACGCCCTTTCTCCATCTTCCTGAGCAACCTAATAGCCACACCAGTCTGGCCAATCTTACACAGACCGTTTACTATTGTTCCACAAGTAATCACATTAGGCTCATACCCTTTCTTCACCATTTCCTCTACCAACCTCACAGCTCCAAAAATATTACCTTTAAGACAGAGGCCGTTGACAAGAGTGGTTAGAATTATACAGTTTGGCTGATAGccaagtttcaaaattgttgCTAAGACAGAGAATCCAAAATCGACCCGGTTCAAACGACAGTAGCAATTAATCAAAACAGTGAGAGTATAAACATCAAGAGAGATTCCGAATGATTCCATTCGTTGAATTAGAGTAACGACTACAGAGTAATGCTTCATTCTTGCAATGGCACCCAACAACTGAGTAAAATCGACAATGGAAGGCAAAGGGTGCATGTGAAGCATTGTATCAAACAGGCCTAAGGCATGATCAAGATTCTTAAAGGTTCCAGATTTGCAGTGATCTCTCACAGAATTCAACAACTGATTCCGATTCTGATATGGGGTTTTCGCATTTTCTCTAATAGTAGAACAATAATGAGAAGTAAAAGCACGAAATGGAAGGCTTACTACTCTAATAATCAAACGATTgcatataaaaagaagagaggatGTTGATTTACCCATTTCACAATGACGACACAGAGTCTCAGCTAccaactcgggtcgggtttggttTCGGCTTAGCTTCGGAACTTCAAAATCGAAAGGAGAAATCATGGTGGTGGAGTGGCAGATCGGAGAGCGAAGCAGTGAGTAACGAGTGTCAAGAatgagaatgattttttttttttgagaagcgaatgattttttttttttaaaagaatgagAATGATTTGTTCGAAGGTAAGACTAAAGAATGAGCTAACCTTGTGCAAGagcatataatataaaaaaactacCTAAATTAGATTCCAATGTCTAATTTTGCCTAACGTgtattatttaagtttttgaaattttattctcaaaaaaaaaaagttttgaaatttttgttacaagTGAGTTAATGTTGTGCAAAAAGTGaagagtctaatataaataaattattaaaatccaataataataataactagttgTTAACCCGTGCTATACATGGGAACCTATCTATTTAtgaggtagactaaaataattttataaaatcttaaattgattaagaaactacactATTACATGATTTGCTCTtata
This genomic stretch from Quercus lobata isolate SW786 chromosome 3, ValleyOak3.0 Primary Assembly, whole genome shotgun sequence harbors:
- the LOC115979452 gene encoding putative pentatricopeptide repeat-containing protein At1g12700, mitochondrial; this translates as MISPFDFEVPKLSRNQTRPELVAETLCRHCEMGKSTSSLLFICNRLIIRVVSLPFRAFTSHYCSTIRENAKTPYQNRNQLLNSVRDHCKSGTFKNLDHALGLFDTMLHMHPLPSIVDFTQLLGAIARMKHYSVVVTLIQRMESFGISLDVYTLTVLINCYCRLNRVDFGFSVLATILKLGYQPNCIILTTLVNGLCLKGNIFGAVRLVEEMVKKGYEPNVITCGTIVNGLCKIGQTGVAIRLLRKMEKGRCEPDVVLYSTIIDSLCKDRSVTEALNLLSEMMSKGIQPNVVTYNCIIQGLCNFGRGREAATLLNEMAQRKIMLDLRTFSILVDTLCKEGMLREAKEAFEMMIQRGIDPDKVTYTSLIDGYCLQNQMNGAVKTFNMMVEKGCSPDMFSYTILINGYCKNKKIDEAMRIFHEMSNKGAIPDVVTYNTLINGFFKVERSQAALELFHKMQACGQHPNPLTYAILLDGFCKNRRSTEAMALFREMEEKKLDHNIVFYNILIDGFCNVGELTTAREIFSGLFAKGLQPNVRNYTIMIKGFCKNELVDEAGELLEEMDSNGCSPDHRTYNTLIQGLLQHGETSKAVQYLKMMVDKGFSANATTAAMFIDLLLSNQVDENIQKLLPKFE